The DNA sequence ACCGCCGACGCCCGGACAATGGTCGAGCACGCTCGTGTCACAAGTCAAATGCATGCGTTCACGTACGACGAGCCCATCGGCGTAGAGAGTTGTACCCAGGCGGTTTGTGATTTGGCGTTGAGATTCGGTGAAAGTGTGGAGGACGACGATGCGTTGATGGTGAGCAATGTTCTTTTAATTTTCTGTAACCAGACCTTTAACTTTTTCCAGTCTCGACCGTTTGGTGTCGCGCTTCTTATTGCCGGTATAGATGAGAAGGGTCCTCAACTGTTGGTCTGCCCCAACTATTCGTGGTAGCAATATACTAACCCTTCTCCTTAGCTACCACACCGATCCCTCTGGTACATTTGTCCGCTATGAAGCCAAGGCTATTGGTTCCGGTTCTGAAGCCGCCCAACAAGGTCTGCAAGATGCGTATCACAAGCAAATGACCCTTGCCGAAGCGCAATCTTTGGCCTTGAAGGTACTCAAGCAGGTCATGGAGGAGAAGCTTGACGAGAACAATGTTCAACTTGCGCAGGTCACAAAAGAAAAGGGATTTGAGATTTTGGGAGAGCAAGCGTTGAAAGGCGTTATTGAGACCCTTGCCTAGAAGAAGTAACTGTAGAAAATATGCATGACTATAACGATAATATGCCTCCTTATCCCTCTTATCCTCACTCTGACTTGAACAACTTCAAACTTTTCCATTCCCATTTGGCCGCTCTTTCCCATACACCTCCCatacccttcttcatcatctcctctGTCATTTCTGCTGCTCCCGGATCTCTCAGCTCAACCATGATGCCAATCTGCCCCTTATTCCCTCTTTCATCCGCTTTAAATTCAACGCTTTTCCATTCTAACCATACTCCGGTCCATCCTCCTGACCCTTTCCGGCTCGGTTCCCCTAAACAGCTCACCAACTGCCTCCCCGTCGTGCTCGGCGTAAAAGTAATGGAAGACGGCCTCGTTATGCTTTTCGGCGGCTCTGTCGATTTGGATTTGGGATCTCGAGGAGGAAGTGTCAGAGTGGTAGATGTAAAATGGATTGTCACCTGTGGTCCGGGCGCGTACACAGTCACCGTCCTCCCCTGTTTGGGAGCTGAGGGGTTGGGATCACGATTGAAAATGTCCACCGAATCTAACCCCTTTTCAGCTAAAAAACATAGACTCAAGCCTAGTTCATAGTAGTTGTGATAGGACGCGTCAGAGTAAGATTTGATATCGGGCGTAAGTGGtgtggaggaagaggcaAGGGAGGAGATGAATGTTGATATTTGCGGAGAGGATTGGGGCAAGTTGAATAGAGATATGAGGGAGAACGGGTCGAGGGTTGACATGAGGACTAGCTTTTGTAAGCAAGGAGCTTGGGTTCGGTGTGCTGAACCGAAGAGATGAAAAGTTAAAGTAATTAGATATACGGATTAAAACAAAACAAAACAAAAACTCAAAAGCCAATGAACATGTCATCACAGCAGCCGACGCGAACATGCTAATAATAGGGACAAAACGCGTCAAGTCAAAATTCAAGCCTCAGTCTTCAACACGATTGAGGCGATTACAGGTATCATCACAGATATTATGCAGGGTATACACTAACTCAAGTTATCTATAGAAAAAAAGACAAATGGCCATTGCCAGTACTCCTGACTACAGTTAACATAATTTTCACTCGACAACTATCAATCAAGCCGCGACGGGGAGTAGCCATCCTTCGGATCCTTCACCAGACATTTTTGCAGCAGATAAACAAAGAGAGCGACAGTTCCTATCAAGACCGTAAGGGATAAGAAAGGGTGTTCCATAGTAGTTTCCTGTTGGGAATCATCAGTCCCAAGATTTATGCAGAGTGATTGACCAGCAACGCTCACCCCGATACTGATCAACGTCTCTGACGCGCTTCTAGATCCCCATTCAAGAGTCGATTCAATTCTTTTTGGTCGGAGGAAATGCTGGTAAAATCCTTCAAGCACTGAAAAGATACTAGATCCTTCAAACTCAATTTTAGTGCCTTCAATTGTAGTATCATAGTATTCCTCAAGCTTTGGCCAAAAGATCAGTAGCTGCCTTTATTAGACTGATAGGGTAGAACGTACAGGGGTATCGATCACGACGACACCGGGAAGATCTCTCTTCTTAATCCTGTTCCGAACATTGTCAGTTGCACTTCAAAGAATCGTTTATATAGACATACCCGTAGAACCTCTTCAACCAATTAGCCCATCTACTGGTCTCTCCCTCGACCCAGACAAACCACACAGGCTGTTCAAACCTCCTTCCGCCTCTCTTCCAAGCCCTTGCAATATCAGCAAACGCatccctttccttctttccctcttctcctttaTGAACACCGGCAAGCACAACAATCGCCCGTGTATCGCTTCGCATCAAACTCTGGAAATTTGAGGCTTGCAACTGGACGAGGGTCGGGAATCGATGGAGGTTGACGAATTTACGCAGGTCGTTGGAGGAGGCTGGAAGGCTCAAAGTACCGACAGGTCGAGTTGAATATGATGAAAACGCAAAAAGGGTAGATGTAGGTGGTGGATTGACGACATGGAGTCGATGGTATAAGGCGGCGTCGGTGGAAGTATAGGCAGGAACGGTATTGAGTAATGGCTCAAGAGCTTTCTTGACAGAGTCCTAAAAAATGTACTAAGTAACACCTTCAATTCTGTATGATCAAATCAACTCACAACTTCGGCTACAGTCGTATCAAAAGTCTGGAGATACAAGAAGAACGCCTCATTGGCGCCGGCAATCTTATCGAAATCGCTTGCTTTGATACTCGTCATGCTGGCACTGGGAAGACTTAGAGATGCTGCTGTATATATATGAAATCCTACTTACGGCTTTTCAGCCCTTTGAGAAAATTCCTTGAGCTTAGAAATTGATCTAGCTCCAGAAAATTCCGAAAATGTGCCATGGTGCAGCCTACACAGCTATATTTAGCAGTCGTTCAAGAAAATATTGATATTTGGCTCACAGTCGGATGGTAGGATAACCTTTGACGCCAGAGCTAACACATAGAGCACGGTGATCGTCACAATTTACGGCTGCGACATTTAATTGTCCTTGCAGCTCCAGCGCCAACTGCTCGTATGCTACACAATAGTCAGAAAAGCCTTCGTGCTTTGCGATGTCGCCAAGCTTACTCGGTTTCAAAGCTTTACAACTGATCGCGATAGATCAATAACTTGTAACTCAAAAATAAAGCAGACTTACTGCCCACACCACGGAGCAAAGTACTCTACAAGGACAGGTCCTTCCGCTTTCAAGGCTTCTAAGCCTCGCTCATCCACTTCTTGTACCTTCCCCTCTGAATTGGCTGGACCAATAATCAATGCTTCCTGCGACTGACCCGCAGGATCGAGGATCGTCTCGGCGTATGTGTGGGCGTGCTCGTCAATGTATTTCGAAAGCTCCTCGTAAGAACGATCGCCTGTATAATGTGGAGAAGGCTTGCCGTCGGTGTACCTGTAGTCATGGATTAGACATGATTCTCGACAAAAGGGTCATCTCTTACATGATAATCTGCGGGTCTAAGATCCCATTTGTTGTCAGTTTACAAGGATATATTCCAATATGATGATGAACTCACAGAACTTGATACCATTACTGTTGCACAGATCTGATACCACACATAAGGCTCACGCGTACGGAGAAGGCATGTATTACTTACCGCCCTGAGCAAGACAGTTGACTTGGGCCATATGAAAGCCCGTTAGTCGCTCAAGATGTTGCTTATCTTTAGCTAATTGTGTCCAAGTTGGGGCGAATGCTCTACAATGTCCGCCTGGATTACGCGGTATCAGTGGAAATGTCATGTGAGGACTGGTCATCGACTAACATTTGGGAGAAAAGTGCTCCACCAGCCTGCATATAGCATTAGCCTGCTGCTTTAGAATCCTAAGTTTATATCTACATACCATACACCTTGAGAGACACTAGTCTTGAAATTGTCCTCTGTGAGCTGCCGTAGTTGAAAGTCATCATCGAGGTCTGTGGATGCTGAGGTAGCTTTGGTGAAGAGTGCtgagaggaagatggtTGCGGAGAGCAGGTGTGGTAAGCGCATTGGGAGACGGAATGGATGCCAGGCGGGCAGTGACGGTACGAATGATTGTATATAAGTAGATGGGTGCTGCTATATCCTGACCTTACTGTCGCCAAAAACAGACATATTATattctcatcatccaccCGGATGATGAGCGCGTTGGTCCCAGCGGACATCGCCGACAGCAAATGTCGTCAGGCGCGATTTGGTTCCGCAgctcctctcttctctttggTTGTTGTTGCCGACCACGATGACGGCTATCCACCCGACACTCATCGTGCATCCATCTCCCATCTTTATCCGTTTTCAACCTATAACGCCTGACCACATTTTATCTTATCCAAAAACCTTTCTTTCTGTCACCTTTTATTCAGCATCCACCATGAACATTCTTGTGAGTCCGAGGCTTACAGAGTCAATCCACAGTGCCCTTTACATGCTGATAAGCCTGTCAGGACACCCTTTTTGGTCGGTCTATGACTCCAGCAGAGCGGTTGAGACAACATCAAAGGTCTCTGCAGAAAGCGCAACGAGAGCtggagagagaaaagggGAAGTTGGAAGCTCAGGAAAAGAAAACAATGGCAGACATCAAACGAAATGCGAAAGCTGGGAATATGGTGCGTGCGCGCGTCCCGCCGATGTCAAAATCAGAGCTGATAAACTGATACATTATTATAGAATGCTTGCAAAATACTTGCTAAAGACCTTGTGCGAACACGAAGATATATCCAAAAGTTCACGCAGATGAGGGTGCAGCTGCAAGCAGTGTCATTACGTATGCAGACGCTGAGAAGTAACGAGCAAATGGCTACGGCCATGAAAGGTGCTACCAGGGTACGCAATAACTCACATATCATTTGCAAAAGGAAAATGAGACAGTACTGATTGTCTGTACAGGCCATGGGACAAATGAATAGAAGTTTAAATCTGCCGCAAGTAGGTGTAAAATTCCATCTCTTTGCTTTTGCGATATGCTAATATGAGACATTTGGTACTGTTTAGATCCAGAAGATCATGAATGATTTCGAACGTGAATCATCAACAATGGATATGAAGGAAGAAATGATGTCTGATGCGGTTGATGACGCTatggaggatgaggatgaaggtgaaggtgaagaggtAGAAAGCGACAAGATTCTCAAAGAGGTCTTGGATGAAATTGGAATGAACATGAATGAATCGGTAAGTGACTTCATTCTCTGCTCACTATTTCGGATTTTGCGCTTTGAACCGATCGACTGGACAACGCTGACATTTTTTTTAAATCCAAAAACAGCTCATATCTGCGCCGACCGCTTCTCCGCTAGTTCCGGAACCATTGCAAACTTCTCGAGTGGCCGTTGCCGAGGGTTTACCTTCGTCAGCACCTGCTGGTGGTCCAACAAATGCTGGCAGTGGAGGAGTAGGGGCTAGCCCAAGTATGAGTTCCGAAGAAGCAGATTTGCAACGACGATTGGATGCTTTGAGGAGGGATTAGACACGTCACCAGTTATTGGTATTTTTCGACACTGGAATGCCGCTCATTTGATAAAAGAAAGTCACCTCTGTTCCGGTAAGGAGGCACTGACATATGTTATCGCCGTTTCATGCAGTAGATCGATCTGATATCTTATATACTGCACATCGCTGTTGAACCTAAGAGCTCAATAAATCGCCAATAACATCATATAATGACTCGTTAAGAGAGGGAATCGGGGACCGACAGCAAGTCGAAGAGTAGCGATGATAGACCGGCGTTCAACGTTCTCTTCCAGCTGCAACGCGTCGCTTGCATAGTACACGGGAAGATACAATGTGGAGACTAAGTTCAGAGATTGGTATCAATCATCGATCAGTTTTATGGACTATGGAATTCCCGTCGGCGCTACTGAAACTAGAAGAGCCCGGAAAAAGCGAGAACAAATAGCATTGTTATAATTTAATGAACCACGAGGTTACCGGACAACGAGATACAAGAGGGTAGAGAACGAAGTTCGGGAAAACATTATTTTATCTGATATGACAAGATTATCATTAATTATTGACAAGTAAATAAGGATCAAGAACATCATGAGACATCTTCGGCCGAGTGTAATTATCCTGTTTCATGGGACTGTGCTGTTACCCTGAGGTGTAAAGCGTGCAGCACATACAGGGGCGTGCAGTGCAGGCGTCGTGAAACTGGTTCATTAACGATATTGAACTTTTGTTGTTAGATATTTGTTCCAACGATCGACACGGTCTAGCCGCTTGTGGTCTATGGCCCTAGTTGATTCCGAAGACTGGATGCAACATACGACGTGCAGCATGAACAACTTACGGAGCGGCTGGATCCAAGCCAAACGCTTGGGATGTGGCGTATGGACTCCAGGCTATGTCGGAACGCTGACGATGGAGGATGATgcatgatgatgatgagggaCAAATCACTATTCGGAAGACCTCGGAATAAACCGGAGATTGTTTTCTGGCCCTAAAATCACGGAGGGCGACAGAGCCCACCATCAAGCCAAACTGCGAATTTAATTCTCTCACGGACCGAATAATACGAGCGATGAAACAAGGGCTCTGCTCAAAAGCTGTAGTTTGGCCTCTTTCATTGGTATAGGGGATCGGTATggtgaaggagaagaaggtcCAGGAAAGTGTCTCCGTATGGAAGTACACTGGAAATATATGCATACTGGCGCAGAGAAGCAAATGTGTCGGTATGGTACTCCGCTTAAAATGAGGGGAAATTACCAAATCAGGTCCAAACTATCGGTGTTTCGACGGCTCTTTGGCCCGCCTTGATTTCGCCAAAAACCCTGTGATCAGTTTTATCAGATAAGTGACTCGCCCGCAGACCGCGAAACTTCCTCAGCAGCCATTTTgttctttcttttctttctaccacaaaaaaaaaaagcaTGGCCTCAGTTGGCCACTCCCCCTACACTTCGAAACCATCGCCATTGGCAGGGACAGCATCGCAGACACCAATCACACCCTCAAATTTCTCCCACGCATCATCCTCCCCCATCGTCCCCAGTTTTCCCATTTCGCAACCACCAGCACCCATGAAGCGCCCTTTACCCCCAGAGAGCCACGGATCGGCAGGCGGCCCACCTGAGCGGAAATTCAGCATAGAAGGCGCGCAAGGAGACCATGGATCCCAACAAGgtcagaagaagaagagggtCAGTTTGAGTTGTGCTCAATGTGAGTTATTACCTTCTAAGAACCCCACTTGAATCAAAAGAAAAATGAACACGATTTATATTTCATCTGCCAACTTGCCATTGTATCGCGGCTAACGGTTTCATTGAAGGTGCTAAGAGAAAGCAGAAAGTGCGTATAGGATGTGAAAAGTCTATAACGACAACTAACCGGTCTTGTTTGTTTTATTCAGTGTAACCGCGAATTTCCTTGTCAGCACTGTGAGTGCCATCAATCTTCATCGATTTTGCTTTACTGACAATATTTATCTCTTATCGCAGGTGTCGGTAGGTCTTGAGATGCGTGCAAAGTTGAGGAAAAAGAATGGAGACACTGACCATCTTACCATTTTCAGCGCGGAAAGTCCCCGAGTTATGCGTAAGCTGAATGATCACATAATGACAAAGCGAAGGCTCAATCTAGCATAGGTTCCCTATAACCCTCAAGCCAACAATAACACCCAGGGGCCAGATCCACAGACGTCTGCTAGACTGGAAAGCATCGAAGCTGTTTTATCCGTTGTGGTGAGACATACAGGTGGCATCACGCATTATGATGCTATCCGGGACTGGATTTCTTGTACGTAACGAAATATCCTTTTTAAAACCATGTCTCATTTCAGAAAGCAGCCCCGCCCTTTCAGAAACATTTACAATCGGCCCCATCCACCCCCGCTTCTCCCCATAATCTTATGAACCACGGTAGTGTCCCAGGTCCATCTCGAGCAGGTTCCACATATCATCTTGAACCTCAGGAAGCAGTTCAGCTGGAAAGAGGTGGCAGTTCCGATGATGACAATCTGGCAAAGGTTGGAAAGGGATGGCTGGGAGAGATTGAGGGGTCAGTTTTACTGTCATTGCTTCGCACAAATCGCTTACCATATACACAGTGGCCTTCCTGAAAACGTATGCAATCCTGCATGGCAAGTGGAACACGTACTAATATCTTACAGATGGAACTCAACGAAAAGGTCAAGATGAAGCTAGATATTCATGGAACGCCTGCCGAAAATCTTCAACGCCTAATTACTGACTGCGGCGTCAGCCCACACAAGATTGCAGAACTTGTTCAGGAACTTCCGCCCAAGCCTTTTGCCGATAGAATAATCGACTGGTTCTTTGCTAAACTCAACTTCATACGATATCCAATTGATGAAAGATTGTTCAGAGCTTCCTACGAGGACCTTTATAACAAATCTACAGCTTTGGATCCTTCGAATGTCAGAGCGCTGCCTCTTGTTTTTATTGTGCTCGCGTTGGCTGTCCGACAGGCCCCTGAAAAATGGGCGGGAAATGAGCAAACAAGAAGATTGTCAAGTTTACGGATGTATTGGAGTTGTGAGTCAACAAGCATCGTGTAAAAGGATTCGGGGCAAGCAAGTCTGATCTGGTCCTCCCAGCCCGACGAAGCATCCTGATTGCTACTGCTGTTCAATCTGAAAGCCTGGAACTCGTCGTCAGTCGTTTACTGGTGAGTAATAAaagttttttttttcccgGCGATCTTTCCTGACTTCAAATGCAGAGTGCCATGTATTTGGTACTAATTCACGACCGTCGTCTTACCGAGTGCTGGTCTCAGCTTGGCGCGTCTTTACGTACAGCCCAGGCTATTGGTTTACATCGTGACGGCTCTAAACTTGGATTAGAGTAAGTTTCCAAGGCGTGACCATGGACGATTCCTAATTGGCGATCATGTTTGCAGTCCATTTCAAACCGAGTACCGAAGACGACTGTGGAGCTATTTGTACCATGCAGATAAGCAATACAGTCTGGTTTTGGGACGGCCGCCAAGCATCTCTGACAGCTATACCGATACACAGTAAGCATTGGCTTTTGTTGTTAAAACCGTATGCTGATTTGGTGCATGAAAAGGGCTCCATCTAACATTGACCTTGCTGAATATAACCCTGCCCTTGGTTTACCGCCAGCCAAGCCTTTCCACGAACCCACACCTGCCCTTTTTCTTATCCTACGCA is a window from the Cryptococcus gattii WM276 chromosome L, complete sequence genome containing:
- a CDS encoding Proteasome subunit alpha type 5, putative (Similar to TIGR gene model, INSD accession AAW45017.1); protein product: MVNATRHSYILIHVSISTAQDVYDKVSTHAVRTKLTAPRSEYDRGVNTFSPEGRLFQVEYAMEAIKLGSTTVGITTPHGTVLAVEKRVPSPLLESSSIEKIMEIDSHIGCAMSGLTADARTMVEHARVTSQMHAFTYDEPIGVESCTQAVCDLALRFGESVEDDDALMSRPFGVALLIAGIDEKGPQLYHTDPSGTFVRYEAKAIGSGSEAAQQGLQDAYHKQMTLAEAQSLALKVLKQVMEEKLDENNVQLAQVTKEKGFEILGEQALKGVIETLA
- a CDS encoding uncharacterized protein (Similar to TIGR gene model, INSD accession AAW45018.1); translation: MRLPHLLSATIFLSALFTKATSASTDLDDDFQLRQLTEDNFKTSVSQGVWLVEHFSPKCGHCRAFAPTWTQLAKDKQHLERLTGFHMAQVNCLAQGDLCNSNGIKFYPQIIMYTDGKPSPHYTGDRSYEELSKYIDEHAHTYAETILDPAGQSQEALIIGPANSEGKVQEVDERGLEALKAEGPVLVEYFAPWCGHCKALKPTYEQLALELQGQLNVAAVNCDDHRALCVSSGVKGYPTIRLLHHGTFSEFSGARSISKLKEFSQRAEKPASMTSIKASDFDKIAGANEAFFLYLQTFDTTVAEVDSVKKALEPLLNTVPAYTSTDAALYHRLHVVNPPPTSTLFAFSSYSTRPVGTLSLPASSNDLRKFVNLHRFPTLVQLQASNFQSLMRSDTRAIVVLAGVHKGEEGKKERDAFADIARAWKRGGRRFEQPVWFVWVEGETSRWANWLKRFYGIKKRDLPGVVVIDTPLEEYYDTTIEGTKIEFEGSSIFSVLEGFYQHFLRPKRIESTLEWGSRSASETLISIGETTMEHPFLSLTVLIGTVALFVYLLQKCLVKDPKDGYSPSRLD
- a CDS encoding Class E Vps protein of the ESCRT-III complex, putative; Did4p (Similar to TIGR gene model, INSD accession AAW45019.1; required for sorting of integral membrane proteins into lumenal vesicles of multivesicular bodies), which codes for MNILDTLFGRSMTPAERLRQHQRSLQKAQRELEREKGKLEAQEKKTMADIKRNAKAGNMNACKILAKDLVRTRRYIQKFTQMRVQLQAVSLRMQTLRSNEQMATAMKGATRAMGQMNRSLNLPQIQKIMNDFERESSTMDMKEEMMSDAVDDAMEDEDEGEGEEVESDKILKEVLDEIGMNMNESLISAPTASPLVPEPLQTSRVAVAEGLPSSAPAGGPTNAGSGGVGASPSMSSEEADLQRRLDALRRD
- a CDS encoding Hypothetical protein (Similar to TIGR gene model, INSD accession AAW45020.1; CNH01390), with product MKRPLPPESHGSAGGPPERKFSIEGAQGDHGSQQGQKKKRVLRESRNVTANFLVSTVTRKVPELCVPYNPQANNNTQGPDPQTSARLESIEAVLSVVVRHTGGITHYDAIRDWISSPPFQKHLQSAPSTPASPHNLMNHGSVPGPSRAGSTYHLEPQEAVQLERGGSSDDDNLAKVGKGWLGEIEGGLPENMELNEKVKMKLDIHGTPAENLQRLITDCGVSPHKIAELVQELPPKPFADRIIDWFFAKLNFIRYPIDERLFRASYEDLYNKSTALDPSNVRALPLVFIVLALAVRQAPEKWAGNEQTRRLSSLRMYWSSRRSILIATAVQSESLELVSAMYLVLIHDRRLTECWSQLGASLRTAQAIGLHRDGSKLGLDPFQTEYRRRLWSYLYHADKQYSLVLGRPPSISDSYTDTQAPSNIDLAEYNPALGLPPAKPFHEPTPALFLILRKKLAVVIGKIVHHFQKLNEPAQYLDVENLQQELDLFVEQLPPHFRMHDPDKSLDNVHFWLPVHRFMLLTEVLVTTIILHRPWLLRKLSSNRYAASRTACFEAAKLDFQIRQDFQRVPDFKLFTITGQFRMFNSAMIAGISAIIDPRGPDSDQMRKILTTFLEDNPWHEVATKDATTRKEVQIIQTLSRRAAKIFEDSFGPGEPAAHDKDSAALLLALRQSNDSSTQTNTYPKGVQPEDAPTPEGPSLMQHKMMLPPRAWGPPSGVTFAPVHHGGINQSPASTCSHEDDHSQKLLDHWINANTSLAVGGPSSGGPLPVLDASGMGYLPLPAMSGAMTPMGLPGGPTLTPNPAFAGYGGQPIMQESGNNFMGHHSTGEFTYPNQFGMLAVEGTGTGVGSGRAGLDSGVENSDEYWNTLIDGILGTTGGMSGPSHTGGA